The DNA segment AATCATAAATATTTACAGATAGATGTGTATGTGTTGCGCGTCTTGGAACTTCGAAGATACTATATGATCACCGATGAAGTCCGGTGAAAGTTCTTTGAACAttagtatacatatatttaattcaTCAGTAATCATTGATTAGCGTTTTAGTTATATTCGAGTGAAGAactataaattaacattaacaATCAAGTACGTACAAattcaaagaaaacaaatttgagccAACCAAATACGTTTTCTAGAATATGCgtatatattaagttaaatgAACATTCTCAAAACCAACCTATACGAGTCTATTGCTTAGACCATCCTGGTCTTTTTACTTAGACCATCCTTGTCTAGTACTTTTGTTTCTACATGAGATACATTTTACTGGTATTTACTATTTACTATTTAGTGCTGGTCCCGGAACCGGTCTCCGAATAAAAGAAATAATGCAACCCTAGTTTTGAAAAGTAATACGGTTAATTCTTTGAAGTGCAATATTTTattcttcaaattttaaaaataaataaattaaacatatgcTAGGATCTGGTTTATAccctttttttaaatattcttcatatttaaaaataaattaaaaataaataaattaaacatcaGCCTTGATTTATACCTTTTTACAACTTTCAATATTCATTCTCGTTATTTCTGATGTTTCCTTCTATTCCGATTTCTAAGATCTGGTTTGTAAAAGTCCAATTAAAATCATcctgaaaaaaaattcagaatgCCATATTCAAAGGAAAAATCTATTTTGTAAAATGTTTTTAGAGTTGTACATTTGGGCTTGAAGCAACGTTATCAAAACGAACAATGAACTAATTGGGCCAAATTATAAATACGCAATCCAAGTACGAAAACTGATTGCCTCACGCAGCTGTCTCACATcgataattcttttttttttggtcgaaatTCTAAGATAATAACATCGATAATCCACAAACTAATCTTTACATGTAGGCTTACTTACCAAAGTTGTCTTTGATaactaaaataatcaattttattttcagttatcTCCTGTCCACTTGGAATCCGTTATAAAGCCCAAGTATAAGTAATTATAGCCTGCCCGTTAAAAAAGCGGGTCAATCATTGCCCGTCTGCCCGGGAAatcaatttcaaatttgaaaggAGAGTAAAAAAGAATCAAACGGTCGTctaataacgttaaaaataacCGTAACGGGGTCCGATACTTACCTTAAGTTAACCACACAATATtctctcctccttctcctcctcctctttgCTCTTCTCCACACTCACCGATCtctcaataaatttaaaagatacAGTGATCGAGCTCAAGGACTCTAACAATGGCAGATCTGGATTCATATTGCGAATTGAGTAACGGTAAAGTCATTCGAAACTCTCGTCCCTTACGTATTCCCAAGTTTTAACACTAGAATCTGGATTTCGATTTGTAGATGTTGTTGATATGGAACAATCTAGCGATCCCGTAGCGTTAGGCTTCTCTCTAGCATCTCCCGATCTAGTCAATTGCGGCGTTTCGCCTGATATACCTCGAGGAAGCTACGTAGACTCGCCGGAGATCGCTAAGAAGCTCAGATTCTCCACCGAGCTTTCTCTGGAGAACGGAATCGACGGACGTAAAACTCGATCGGTTAAATTCTCGGCGATTAATCAGACGTTTGAGTTTGAGCTGTCTCCTGAGTCTTCCTTTGAGCTGCCTTCTCCGCCTGGGAACGCGACGACGCCTGTGATGAGTGTTAACTCGGGGTCTATAAACGAGGATGTGACTGTGGGGGATGTGACTTTCTTGAAGGATGAGTTTTTTAGTGGAGGTGGGACTGTGATGACTGATGATGTTGTTGGCAGCGAGGAGGAGGCTTTGTTGTATCGGACGGCTAGAGTTGGTGATTTTGCGTATATGTTTAAGGCATTGGATCCTGGGGATTACTTTATTGATCTGCATTTCGCGGAAATTGAGTTCACTGAAGGTCCCGCGGGAGTTAGAGTTTTCGATATATTTATTCAAGGAGCAAAGGCAAGGCTTGAGcttttctttgtgtttttttattattcatcaCATATCTATCGTTTGTGATTCAGTTGAAAACTATTGCAGGTTATATCCGGACTTGATTTGTTTTCGCAAGTGGGATCAAATACACCTTTTGTGATCTCTGATCTGAGGATGCTCGTTGGTGTGGAAGGAGAGTTAACTGTACGGTTAGAAGGAGTGATAGGAGCCGCAATTCTATGTGGCATTTCTGTTAGGAAGGAGGCAACGGCTACTTGTATGTTTTGCTTTCTTACCTTTTTGTGTCTTTGACtagattttgttttggtttctttttaATGGTGACTGGGAACCATAGAACAGAGCTACTTACTTGGTTATTCAAGCTTCAATTTTTATCTTTCAGATGGTGGGGACACTGGAGTGCTAGCGGTGAAAGGAAAAACTGACACTGTTCTGTCTCTGCCTCCTCAAGTGAGAGATCTTCCACaagcttgaagtttttttttactttagtttGAGTGTACATAAGTTCTGCAGGTTGTTAAAATGTCGtactatttttttagaaaaatgtgGACTGCGGTACGGAAGAAGAGACCCCTGAGGTGAGTAGTGACTGTGAGCAGCAGAAGAAAGAGATGGCGGACATGAAGAGAATGGTTGACGAACTGAAACAAGAGAATCAACGAAAGAGTAGAGAATGCGAAGAAGCATTGAATTCTCTCCGTGAGCTTCAGAATGAGCTAATGCGCAAGTCGATGCATGTTGGTTCTTTAGGTATTTACATCCCTCTCATATTGCTTACTTATTTACAAGCGTGAAAGCTAATATTTCAGTACTGGTTTACATCTAGCCTTTGCTGTGGAGGGACAAGTCAAAGAGAAGAGCAGATGGTTCTCTTCATTAAGAGATTTGACAAGAAAATTGAAGGTACCCGAAGAAAACTTTAAGATACTATCAGCAACTGCAAAATGTTATGCTTCATTTTAACGAATCTGCATCCATAGATTATGAAAATGGAGCAAATTAAGCTGTTGGAGGAGGCATCCACATACAAATCGCTAGTCCAAGATATCAACGTGTTCAGTTCTCACATCCACTCCAGAGGTGAGTCTTGATCTTTCTGTCATTTGGACACATCACAACCACtataaagattttataaatttgtgcGTATGCAAATCTGATTCGTTGACATTTGTTTCCGACAGTAAAGCATGACGCAGAATTGCATGAAAATCTCAAAGCTAAATTTGTAGAGGGAGAAAAAGAGAGGAAAGAACTATACAACAAGATACTAGAGCTAAAAGGTTTGTGTTTATATCCAATAGTAACTTTTAGAGGGACCTTCTTACAATGGCAGCCTAACAACACAATGATCATTCTTTCCTTCAGGAAACATCAGAGTCTTTTGCAGGTGTCGCCCCCTAAACTTTGAAGAAATTGAAGCAGGAGTGTCAATGGGAATCGATGTTGAGTCAACCAAAAATGGAGAGGTCATAGTCATGTCAAATGGGTTTCCCAAGAAAAGCTTCAAGTTCGATTCTGTCTTTGGTCCTAACGCTTCCCAAGGTGATATTTGACATCCATTATCTCCCTTTGCTACTTGCCTTGCAGTAAAAATCATCTCACAACATGGTCGTTTCTTGTTCTTTTTATAGCTGATGTTTTTGAGGATACTGCTCCTTTTGCTACATCGGTCATTGATGGATACAACGTTTGTATCTTTGCCTATGGCCAGACTGGTACTGGGAAAACCTTTACCATGGAGGGAACTCAAGATAACCGTGGTGTAAATTATAGAACTCTGAAGAATCTGTTCGAAATAATGAAGGAACGAGAAAACCGCTACAGTTATGAGATCTCGGTCAGTGTCTTGGAAGTTTACAACGAGCAAATAAGAGATTTGTTGGTCCCTGCTTCACAAAATGCATCTGCAGCGAAAAGGTACAATTAAAAATTTGTAGACTCGTTGATTATAACTTTATGTTTCATGAATGATAttataaagtaatttttttgCTGTTTTCGAACTAAAAGTCGGCAAAATGGTTTCTGCTTAGTTCGACATTCATCAACTGAAATTCATATCACGGTTGTTTGCAGGTTTGAGATAAGGCAAGTGAATGAAGGAAGCCACCACGTACCAGGATTGGTTGAAGCACGCGTGTCAACCATGGAGGAGGTTTGGGATGTGTTGAAAACAGGAAGCAATGCAAGGGCTGTTGGGAAAACGACGGCCAATGAGCACAGCAGCCGATCTCACTGGTCTGCACATCTGTTTTGTAGTTTAATTCTCCTTTTCAGAAAATCCTCTCCGTGATCAGCTATCTAAATGTAGTTTTTCTTCATTGTACAGCATTCACTGCGTGATGGTAAAAGGGGAGAATTTGTTGAATGGAGAATGCACAAAGAGCAAACTGTGGTTAGTTGATTTAGCAGGAAGCGAACGGGTTGCAAAGACAGAAGTGCAAGGAGAACGGCTCAAGGAGACCCAAAACATCAACAAATCTTTATCTGCTCTTGGTGACGTTATATATGCTCTTGCCAACAAAAGCTCCCACATTCCTTTCAGGTTAATATGATATATTCATTTTCCTTTCAGTCACCAATTTTCATCCAACTTGACTCTTGGTTTGCATTGTCTTTGCAGAAACTCGAAGCTCACTCACTTACTTCAGGATTCTCTAGGTACTTTAACTTTGTTCTCAAAGAATCAATTGATATCTTTGCTTTACATATGTTACACTTGACTTTTCTCTTATGGAGCTTATGATGAAAATTGACTGGTATTTGACAGGAGGAGATTCGAAGACCCTCATGTTTGTACAAATCAGTCCTAACGAGAAGGACAACAGTGAAACGCTATGCTCACTGAATTTTGCTAGCAGAGTTAGAGGGATAGAGTTGGGGCCTGCAAAGAAGCAGTTAGACAATACTGAACTCTTGAAATACAAGCAAATGGTAAGCTTGACATCTCCATATATGTGTGATCGAATCATTCAAGTGTTGATTTGCGTTGTGGtaattctttttattaggttgaAAAATGGAAACAAGATATGAAAGGAAAAGACGAACAGATGAGGAAAATGGAGGAAACAATGCTCGGTTTAGAAGCAAAAGTCAAGGAGCGAGACACTAAGAACAAAACCCTTCAAGAAAAGGTAAAACAATAACTCACCATAACCACAAGAATAACATTTTCATATTTGCTGAAACCATCACATATCACTTCCTCTGCTAGGTAAAAGAACTTGAATCGCAGTTGCTGGTGGAGAGGAAGCTAGCTCGTCAACATGTAGACACAAAGATTGCTGAGCAGCATACAAAACAGCAGAGCGAAGATGAAAACAACACCTCAAAGAGGCCACCACTAGCAAACATGCTGTTGGGAAGCAACAAGACCTCAAATGAAACAGCATCTTCGAAAGAAACAGTGAGCACCTCCAGCTACGACCTACCTCCTTTACCTAACGGTGGCCTCAAGTGTAACGACCTCACTGAAAAGGAGAACAATCCGGACATGGCTGAGCGGTTGCCAATACCAAAGAGAACAGGAAGATTCTCCGTTGGTCCAAAACGCATCCTACCAGCTCCAGCTCCAAGAAGGAGTACTCTTGCGCCAACGCCATACCTCCCAATCACATCAACTTCGCCGTTAAGGTCATCACGCCAAGCTACAATCACAAACTCGCCTGATGAAAAGAGCGGCACTAACCAAGTCCCTTGCATCAGTCCTAAGTTGCATAAAAGTAACGGGAAGACGCTGACCAGCATACTGAGACGAAGCATGCAAAAGAGAATGCAAACAAAATCTTCTACCCcgagacaacaacaacaaccgtTGAGAAGAGGTGGCATTAATGTTGGAATGGAGAAGGTTAGGCTGTCTATAGGAAGCAGAGGGAAGTTAGCTCATAGAGTGCAGCTAACCAATGCTCGTAAGGCAGGTTTAAAAGAGACACCACTGAAACAGGCAcagaaggagaaagagagatggatctgaaattaattaaactgttttttttcttctaatgaCCTGATGACTTAAACTTGTTTCATTAAATTAAATGATTGGAGAATGATTGATTTATTATCATCCTCCTGTGTGGTTTGTGGATTTTGTTTGATCCTACTGTATAGTGAGTTAAGCGTTCTTTGTTTTTCATTCAAAGGTATGAAATGATTTGGTTTTCATTCAAGAAGAGAGAGTTTCATAACAATGAAAAAATATCATAAGCTTGggacttttgtttattttcagtATCCTCCAACTGGATTACAAAGTACCTGTTGTGTTGTTACGTACAGGCATAGTGTAAATTTACTTCGAAAAATACCTTAGAAATAGCTAATCAGCgaagcaaagaaaaacaaatcttatgatatgattaaaaacattgaaaaGAATCGTCCATTttacagaaaaagaaaaatctcaagtgtttgaccccaaaaaattaaaaaaaatctcaagtGCATACGTGATTCTCAGTGAAGCAACTAAGGACCAGAGTATAAGGACATGTGTCTTGCAACTGTGTAATCCTTGATGCCGTATGTGTGATTCTAATCTCCGAAAACTGAGGATATGGTCCACTAATGATAGACATTGTTTTTACTCTTCCTTGTCTTGGCTTCCTGTCGTTCTCTGGTTATAAATCTTGATTGTGAATTTTCTGTCGTCACTTATTTGTTTGCTTGTAGAAATCATTTTGTGATTCTTGTTTtagctaataatttttttataaataaaatttagataaaCGATTGTGGCTAGAAACAAAGATGTTAACATTCATTTGTTCCTTGTTTCACTCATTCCTTATCTCTCTGCTCTGAAATCTTATCTTCTTCCCATGAGTTATGGTTCGTCTTTGTTTTCTATGTTAGTTCGTCGTGAATCGAAGTTCCGATCAGTTACCGTAGATGGGGAATAAAGAGCCAAAAAATATTTGCTGATAGAGATACCTTTAGGTTTTATTTACCACAGGATTTTTTTTGAACTGTCACATGCACCACACAGTTTTAAATCTTAACCGCAGAAACTTCCTATAAATACCTGTACAATGTGTGTTGCACTCCACAACTCAACTCACTGAAAATcctaaaaacacacacacaaaaaacaaaaaaataatgaagaagCCTTCGGTGACCTCTTTTCTCATCACTCTCCTCTTGTCTGCAGCTGTCTGCGCCCACGGCACTGCAGAAATCGACGGAACTCCAGTTAAGGTCGGGGAAAGATACTTCATGCTACCGGTTAAGACAGAGAATAAAGATTGAGGTGGTCTTGTTCCAGCCGCCACCAACATACTTCAGTCTTGTCCACTTGGCATCACCCAAACACGTCTTCCGAACCAACGGGGCATCCCCGTTAGCTTCCGATATACAGAAACGATCGACAGAGACTTCATTACCACAGACACCTCTATAAACATCGAGTTCATGTCCGACATCTGGC comes from the Brassica napus cultivar Da-Ae chromosome A7, Da-Ae, whole genome shotgun sequence genome and includes:
- the LOC106354200 gene encoding kinesin-like protein KIN-14Q — translated: MADLDSYCELSNDVVDMEQSSDPVALGFSLASPDLVNCGVSPDIPRGSYVDSPEIAKKLRFSTELSLENGIDGRKTRSVKFSAINQTFEFELSPESSFELPSPPGNATTPVMSVNSGSINEDVTVGDVTFLKDEFFSGGGTVMTDDVVGSEEEALLYRTARVGDFAYMFKALDPGDYFIDLHFAEIEFTEGPAGVRVFDIFIQGAKVISGLDLFSQVGSNTPFVISDLRMLVGVEGELTVRLEGVIGAAILCGISVRKEATATYGGDTGVLAVKGKTDTVLSLPPQKNVDCGTEEETPEVSSDCEQQKKEMADMKRMVDELKQENQRKSRECEEALNSLRELQNELMRKSMHVGSLAFAVEGQVKEKSRWFSSLRDLTRKLKIMKMEQIKLLEEASTYKSLVQDINVFSSHIHSRVKHDAELHENLKAKFVEGEKERKELYNKILELKGNIRVFCRCRPLNFEEIEAGVSMGIDVESTKNGEVIVMSNGFPKKSFKFDSVFGPNASQADVFEDTAPFATSVIDGYNVCIFAYGQTGTGKTFTMEGTQDNRGVNYRTLKNLFEIMKERENRYSYEISVSVLEVYNEQIRDLLVPASQNASAAKRFEIRQVNEGSHHVPGLVEARVSTMEEVWDVLKTGSNARAVGKTTANEHSSRSHCIHCVMVKGENLLNGECTKSKLWLVDLAGSERVAKTEVQGERLKETQNINKSLSALGDVIYALANKSSHIPFRNSKLTHLLQDSLGGDSKTLMFVQISPNEKDNSETLCSLNFASRVRGIELGPAKKQLDNTELLKYKQMVEKWKQDMKGKDEQMRKMEETMLGLEAKVKERDTKNKTLQEKVKELESQLLVERKLARQHVDTKIAEQHTKQQSEDENNTSKRPPLANMLLGSNKTSNETASSKETVSTSSYDLPPLPNGGLKCNDLTEKENNPDMAERLPIPKRTGRFSVGPKRILPAPAPRRSTLAPTPYLPITSTSPLRSSRQATITNSPDEKSGTNQVPCISPKLHKSNGKTLTSILRRSMQKRMQTKSSTPRQQQQPLRRGGINVGMEKVRLSIGSRGKLAHRVQLTNARKAGLKETPLKQAQKEKERWI